Below is a genomic region from Citrobacter europaeus.
GCCGTCGATCAGGTTTTCCGCCACACCATGAGCAAAGCCGAACGACGCGAGTGGATCGAGCACAACCTGCATCGCGTCCAGATGGGCCACGCGATGCATAAACACCCCGGTGAAGTCTCTGGTGGGATGAAGCAGCGCGTGGGTATTGCCCGGGCGCTGGCGATGAAACCCAAAGTCCTGCTCATGGATGAACCGTTTGGCGCACTGGATGCGCTCACCAGGGCGCATCTGCAGGATACGGTGATGCACATTCAACAGTCGCTGAACACCACCATTGTGCTGATCACTCACGACGTTGATGAAGCCGTGCTGCTTTCCGACCGGGTTCTGATGATGACCAACGGGCCGGCGGCGACGGTAGGCGAGATCCTGACGGTTGATTTGCCGCGCCCACGCAATCGGGTCCAGCTCGCCGATGACAGCCGATACCATCAGCTACGACAACGCATTCTCCATTTTCTGTATGAGAAACAGCCGAAGGCGGCGTAAGGAGGGTGATATGACGCGACTGGTCATTGTAGGTCATGGCATGGCGGCTACTCGCCTGATTGAGGCGCTTATTACGTACAGGGATTGCAACATTGCCATCACCGTTATCGGTGAAGAGCCGCAGCTTGCTTACAACCGGATCCAACTTTCACCGGTACTGGGGGGAGAAAAGGCCTTTGCGCAAACCTTACTTCACCCGGCGCAGTGGTATCTCGACCACGGCGTGACGGTGCTAAGCGGTGAAACCGTGCTGACTGTTGATGCCGCCAGCCACAGCCTGACCACGACAAAACGGCTTATGTTCTGGGATGAGCTGGTATTTGCCACCGGATCGTATCCGTTTATTCCGCCTATTCCCGGCGGTAAACAGCCGCATGTTCATGCTTTTCGCTCGATGCAGGATGTTGAGGCGATTCTCCAGCGGTCTGGGCCAAAGGTGGTGCTGGGCGGTGGCGTTCTTGGCGTAGAGGCGGCGGCAGCATTACGCCTTAATGGTGACAACGTCACGTTAAT
It encodes:
- a CDS encoding ABC transporter ATP-binding protein, whose product is MKPIIQIQAVSQRFSTASGEFLALHNVSFDIHEGETVSLIGHSGCGKSTLLNLIAGITLPTEGGLICDNREIAGPGPERAVVFQNHSLLPWLTCFDNVALAVDQVFRHTMSKAERREWIEHNLHRVQMGHAMHKHPGEVSGGMKQRVGIARALAMKPKVLLMDEPFGALDALTRAHLQDTVMHIQQSLNTTIVLITHDVDEAVLLSDRVLMMTNGPAATVGEILTVDLPRPRNRVQLADDSRYHQLRQRILHFLYEKQPKAA